A genomic window from Candidatus Denitrolinea symbiosum includes:
- a CDS encoding twin arginine-targeting protein translocase TatC, giving the protein MRKFFLGVGKALTFPSRAIRSIIAFFRAEPTEQPLGEMLASIATSREFRDAILEQIEAFRKHLLRALLALILATIAGWFLTEPVIALLAGPVGGPERLQIIDLTESIGVFMKIAVLLGLAISIPYIAFEFWLFAAPGLKPRARLTSLVAIPITALLFYLGILFTYHYMLPPAINFLINFGEFQANPTAEKYYNLLTRLLLWIGLFFEFPLVVYILTSMGVVQPKALAARWRLAVIVIAVIAAVITPTTDMGSMALVMAPMIVLYFISIGLSFAASAARNRRAPTTGES; this is encoded by the coding sequence ATGCGTAAATTTTTCCTCGGCGTTGGAAAAGCCCTCACGTTCCCGTCCCGCGCGATACGGTCCATAATCGCCTTCTTCCGCGCGGAACCGACGGAGCAGCCTCTCGGCGAGATGCTCGCCTCCATCGCGACCAGCCGGGAGTTCCGCGACGCGATACTGGAGCAGATCGAGGCCTTTCGCAAACATCTCTTGCGCGCCCTGCTGGCGCTGATCCTGGCGACCATTGCGGGATGGTTCTTAACCGAACCCGTCATCGCCCTCCTTGCCGGTCCCGTCGGCGGGCCTGAACGCCTACAGATCATCGACCTGACCGAATCAATCGGCGTCTTCATGAAGATTGCCGTCCTGCTTGGGCTGGCCATCTCCATCCCCTACATTGCCTTTGAGTTCTGGCTGTTCGCCGCGCCCGGGCTCAAACCCCGCGCGCGGTTGACCAGCCTCGTCGCCATTCCCATCACGGCCTTGTTGTTTTATCTCGGCATCCTCTTTACTTATCATTACATGCTGCCCCCAGCCATTAATTTCCTGATCAATTTCGGGGAATTCCAGGCCAATCCGACCGCCGAAAAATACTACAACCTCCTCACCCGCCTCCTTCTATGGATCGGCCTCTTCTTTGAATTCCCGCTGGTCGTCTACATTTTGACTTCGATGGGCGTGGTCCAACCGAAGGCTCTCGCCGCGCGCTGGCGGCTGGCTGTCATCGTCATCGCTGTGATCGCGGCTGTGATCACTCCCACCACCGACATGGGGAGCATGGCGCTTGTCATGGCTCCCATGATCGTCCTGTATTTTATAAGCATTGGGCTGAGTTTTGCCGCATCTGCGGCCAGAAACCGGCGCGCCCCAACGACAGGCGAGTCGTGA
- a CDS encoding transcription antitermination factor NusB: protein MKSRTRARSLALQVLYEVDLANHPPVEVYQSRLEEMPLTDELAEFARQIVFGVLPLARELDDAIAKYAPDWPVDQIAAIDRNILRMALWEMAVQRETPVKVAINEAVELAKQFGSDSAPRFVNGVLGSLAEHREEIYRRVKTLENK, encoded by the coding sequence ATGAAATCCCGCACCAGGGCCCGCAGTCTCGCCCTGCAAGTACTTTACGAAGTTGACCTGGCGAATCATCCTCCAGTCGAGGTATATCAATCCCGTCTCGAGGAGATGCCGTTGACGGATGAATTGGCGGAATTTGCCCGCCAGATCGTCTTCGGGGTGTTGCCCCTGGCGCGCGAACTCGACGATGCCATCGCCAAATACGCGCCCGATTGGCCGGTGGACCAGATCGCCGCCATTGACCGCAACATCCTCCGCATGGCATTGTGGGAAATGGCCGTGCAGCGCGAGACTCCGGTGAAGGTCGCCATCAACGAGGCGGTGGAACTCGCCAAACAGTTCGGCTCCGACAGCGCGCCGCGCTTCGTCAACGGGGTTTTGGGAAGCCTGGCGGAACACAGGGAAGAAATTTACCGGCGGGTCAAAACATTGGAAAATAAATAG
- a CDS encoding beta-ketoacyl-ACP reductase, with amino-acid sequence MTEITLKDKVALVTGGSRGIGRAIALELAARGAAVTVNYNRSAEAADEVVKQIVDAGGKAAAFQADVSNFRQAEDLVKFAIETFGDLHILVNNAGITKDTLIMMMSEADWDSVIDTNLKSAFNCSKAAVKHMMRKRYGRIINIASVAGQMGNAGQANYSASKGGQIALTKSLARELASRNITVNAVAPGFVDTDILDAMPQETLEAALKFVPLGRKGKPEEIAYAVSFLASERAAYITGQALGVDGGMAMM; translated from the coding sequence ATGACCGAGATAACGCTGAAGGATAAAGTAGCCCTGGTGACCGGCGGCTCGCGCGGCATCGGGCGCGCCATCGCGCTGGAACTCGCCGCGCGCGGCGCGGCGGTGACGGTGAACTACAACCGTTCAGCCGAGGCCGCGGACGAGGTAGTGAAACAGATCGTGGACGCGGGCGGGAAAGCCGCCGCGTTCCAGGCCGACGTGTCGAACTTCCGCCAGGCCGAAGACCTGGTGAAATTCGCCATCGAGACCTTCGGCGATTTGCACATCCTCGTCAACAACGCGGGCATCACAAAGGACACGCTCATCATGATGATGTCCGAGGCGGATTGGGACTCGGTGATTGACACCAATCTCAAAAGCGCCTTCAACTGCTCGAAGGCCGCCGTCAAACACATGATGCGCAAACGCTACGGGCGCATCATCAACATCGCCTCCGTCGCGGGGCAGATGGGTAACGCGGGACAGGCCAACTACTCCGCCTCCAAAGGCGGACAGATCGCCCTGACCAAGTCGCTGGCGCGCGAACTGGCCTCACGCAACATCACGGTCAACGCGGTCGCGCCCGGCTTCGTGGATACGGACATCCTCGACGCCATGCCGCAGGAGACGTTGGAAGCCGCCCTGAAATTCGTCCCGCTCGGACGCAAAGGCAAACCCGAAGAGATCGCCTATGCCGTGTCTTTCCTGGCCTCGGAGCGCGCCGCCTACATCACCGGGCAGGCGCTGGGCGTGGACGGCGGAATGGCGATGATGTAA
- a CDS encoding spermine synthase, partial: protein MRRYLLFTVFASGMTTLAAELAAGRLIGNVFGTSNLVWAAIIGLILIYLTLGYSLGGRWADANPTPYAMYRVLAWGAFTLGVVPFVAGPVLRAAANAFDGLQLAVLGGAFAAVLILFIIPVTLLGTISPFAIRLSLDDPAHAGVTSGRIYAVSTLGSFIGTFLPVLVLIPTIGTTRTFLVFSLFLLFVALAGMALNGQRKQAVIHLWMAAALVLLAAFNANQKMKNSEGQVFETESAYNYIQVLQRDDYTLLRLNDGQGVHSIYNPNVLFYNGPWELFLVGPYFNPDTDPSDVHRIGIVGLAAGTAARQATAIYGSIPIDGWEIDPEIVKVGREYFAMTMPNLIVHIEDGRYGLSRSPDKFDLLAVDAYRPPYIPPHMTTREFFEMAASRLTPRGVLVVNVGRAPGDRSLINGLATTLATVFPSIHIVDIPGTLNSMVYATMQPTASEDFFANLTRLAADPSVHPLLSQTMYNAYANLQPGYETTLVFTDDRAPIEWLTNNLVINFILHGEVESLQ, encoded by the coding sequence ATGCGTCGTTATCTCCTCTTCACCGTTTTTGCCTCGGGCATGACCACCCTCGCCGCCGAACTCGCGGCGGGACGTTTGATCGGCAACGTGTTCGGCACGAGCAACCTCGTCTGGGCCGCCATCATCGGACTCATCCTCATCTACCTGACGCTGGGTTACTCGCTCGGCGGCCGTTGGGCAGACGCGAACCCCACGCCCTACGCCATGTACCGCGTCCTCGCCTGGGGCGCGTTCACGCTGGGAGTCGTCCCCTTTGTCGCTGGCCCCGTCCTGCGCGCCGCGGCAAACGCCTTCGACGGACTCCAACTCGCCGTTCTCGGCGGCGCGTTCGCGGCGGTGTTGATCCTCTTCATCATCCCCGTCACTTTGCTCGGCACGATCTCGCCCTTCGCCATCCGCCTCAGCCTCGACGATCCCGCGCACGCGGGCGTGACCTCGGGGCGCATCTACGCCGTCTCGACGCTCGGCTCCTTCATCGGGACGTTCCTGCCCGTCCTCGTCCTCATCCCCACCATCGGCACCACGCGCACCTTCCTCGTCTTCAGCCTGTTCCTGCTGTTCGTCGCCCTCGCGGGCATGGCGCTGAACGGGCAACGCAAACAAGCCGTCATCCATCTTTGGATGGCCGCGGCTCTCGTCCTCCTGGCGGCGTTCAATGCGAATCAAAAAATGAAAAACTCCGAGGGACAGGTTTTTGAAACCGAGTCGGCGTACAACTACATCCAGGTTCTCCAACGCGACGATTACACCCTCCTCCGCCTCAACGACGGGCAGGGCGTCCACTCCATCTACAATCCCAATGTGCTGTTCTACAACGGCCCCTGGGAACTCTTCCTCGTCGGCCCATACTTCAACCCCGACACGGATCCGTCCGACGTACACCGCATCGGCATCGTCGGTCTCGCGGCGGGGACGGCCGCGCGTCAAGCCACGGCCATCTACGGCAGCATCCCAATTGACGGCTGGGAGATTGACCCCGAGATCGTCAAAGTCGGACGAGAATACTTTGCGATGACCATGCCCAATCTCATCGTCCACATCGAAGACGGACGCTACGGCCTCTCGCGCAGTCCAGACAAATTCGACCTCCTCGCCGTGGACGCCTACCGCCCTCCGTACATCCCTCCGCACATGACGACGCGCGAATTCTTCGAGATGGCCGCCTCCCGCCTGACCCCGCGCGGGGTCCTGGTCGTCAACGTGGGACGCGCCCCCGGCGACCGCTCGCTCATCAACGGACTCGCCACCACCCTCGCGACGGTCTTCCCCTCCATCCATATCGTGGATATCCCCGGCACGCTCAACTCGATGGTCTACGCCACCATGCAGCCGACCGCGTCCGAGGATTTTTTCGCCAACCTGACGCGGCTCGCGGCAGACCCATCCGTTCATCCGCTGCTATCTCAGACCATGTATAACGCCTACGCGAATCTTCAACCCGGCTACGAGACCACCCTGGTCTTCACCGACGACCGCGCTCCCATCGAATGGTTGACCAACAACCTGGTGATCAATTTTATTTTGCACGGCGAGGTGGAGTCCTTGCAGTAG
- a CDS encoding 50S ribosomal protein L21, whose protein sequence is MKYAIVESGGKQYKAVEGETIVVDRLPVNAGDDFKLERVLFLADGEQFSVGTPLVSGIEALTSVVGHFRGDKVVAFRYSPKKRIRVRRGHRQEYTRLMVESIGAAGETRRREKTPEAARPAEVQAEADDLARIEGIGPKVAEALSAAGIVTFAQLAESDAEGIQQIMKDAGLKMMSPEGWIAQAKLAAAGEWKAFDKLQKELTAGRVAKPAGKSAAAKKK, encoded by the coding sequence ATGAAATACGCAATCGTGGAAAGCGGCGGCAAGCAATACAAAGCCGTCGAAGGCGAAACCATCGTGGTGGACCGCCTGCCAGTGAACGCTGGCGATGATTTCAAACTGGAGCGCGTCCTGTTTTTGGCGGACGGCGAACAGTTCTCGGTCGGGACTCCGCTCGTGAGCGGGATCGAGGCGCTGACTTCCGTCGTGGGGCATTTCCGCGGCGACAAGGTGGTGGCTTTTCGCTACAGCCCGAAGAAGCGCATCCGCGTCCGCCGCGGACACCGACAGGAGTACACCCGTCTGATGGTCGAATCGATCGGCGCGGCGGGCGAGACGCGGAGACGCGAGAAAACGCCCGAGGCGGCGCGCCCGGCCGAGGTCCAGGCGGAAGCGGACGACCTCGCCAGGATCGAGGGAATCGGTCCGAAGGTCGCGGAAGCGTTGAGCGCGGCGGGAATCGTCACGTTCGCGCAGTTGGCCGAGTCCGACGCGGAAGGCATCCAGCAGATCATGAAGGACGCCGGTTTGAAGATGATGAGTCCCGAAGGCTGGATTGCCCAGGCGAAACTGGCGGCGGCGGGCGAGTGGAAGGCTTTCGACAAGCTGCAGAAGGAACTGACGGCGGGACGCGTCGCCAAGCCTGCTGGAAAATCCGCGGCCGCGAAGAAGAAATAA
- a CDS encoding 50S ribosomal protein L27: MAHKKGGGSSRNGRDSNSQRLGVKRYAGQFVLAGNILVRQRGTRIKPGLNVMVGKDDTLFATADGVVMYDIVQGRKRVNIVPQAE, from the coding sequence ATGGCACACAAAAAAGGCGGCGGTTCGAGCCGCAACGGACGAGACAGCAATTCCCAGCGTTTGGGCGTGAAGCGCTACGCTGGTCAATTTGTGCTGGCGGGAAACATCCTGGTCCGCCAGCGCGGGACGCGCATCAAGCCGGGCCTGAACGTGATGGTGGGCAAGGACGATACCCTGTTCGCCACTGCGGACGGCGTGGTGATGTATGATATTGTGCAGGGACGCAAGCGCGTGAACATCGTCCCGCAGGCGGAATAA
- a CDS encoding 50S ribosomal protein L31 yields the protein MKEKIHPTYYPDAKVTCASCGTTWTTGSTRKELRVDICSNCHPYFTGEAARILDIEGQVDRFYKKVKAAQTHVEQKKAREAAKLERPISELELSDRATNALIKAGIKNVPQFLAKLAEGDEVMLAIEGFGRKPLIDARKKLKAMGYELPEAGAAEAA from the coding sequence ATGAAAGAGAAAATCCATCCCACTTACTATCCCGACGCAAAGGTGACCTGCGCGTCGTGCGGGACGACCTGGACGACCGGCTCCACCCGGAAGGAACTGCGCGTGGACATCTGCTCGAACTGCCATCCGTATTTCACGGGCGAGGCGGCGCGCATCCTGGACATCGAAGGCCAGGTGGACCGCTTCTATAAGAAGGTGAAAGCCGCGCAGACGCACGTGGAGCAGAAGAAGGCGCGCGAGGCCGCCAAGTTGGAACGTCCCATCTCGGAGTTGGAGTTGAGCGACCGCGCCACGAACGCCCTGATCAAAGCCGGCATCAAAAACGTGCCGCAGTTCCTGGCGAAACTGGCCGAGGGCGACGAAGTCATGCTCGCCATCGAGGGATTCGGGCGCAAGCCGTTGATCGACGCCAGGAAGAAATTGAAGGCGATGGGATACGAACTTCCCGAAGCCGGCGCCGCCGAGGCTGCGTAA
- a CDS encoding thymidine kinase — translation MRHTHGSVEVICGSMFSGKTDELIRRLVRAVIARQKVQVFKPAVDVRYAVEKVTSHAGADFDAIPVERAADIRSKLDPDTTVVGIDEAQFMDAEVAIIARELADRGVRVLVAGLDQDFRGEPFGPMPALMALAERVDKLHAICMVCGGEASRTQRLVNGKPARYDDPVVIVGASEMYEARCRRHHEVPR, via the coding sequence ATGAGACATACCCACGGCTCGGTGGAAGTGATCTGCGGTTCGATGTTCAGCGGCAAGACGGACGAGTTGATCCGCCGCCTCGTGCGCGCGGTGATCGCGCGGCAGAAGGTACAGGTCTTCAAACCCGCCGTTGACGTGCGCTACGCGGTCGAGAAGGTGACTTCCCACGCGGGCGCGGACTTCGACGCGATCCCCGTCGAGCGGGCCGCGGACATCCGCTCCAAACTCGATCCCGACACGACCGTCGTCGGGATTGACGAGGCGCAGTTCATGGACGCGGAAGTGGCGATCATCGCCCGCGAACTGGCGGACCGAGGCGTCCGCGTCCTCGTGGCGGGACTCGACCAGGACTTCCGCGGCGAGCCGTTCGGACCGATGCCCGCGCTGATGGCGCTGGCCGAGCGCGTGGACAAACTCCACGCCATCTGCATGGTCTGCGGCGGCGAGGCCTCGCGCACGCAGAGACTGGTCAACGGCAAGCCGGCGCGCTACGACGATCCCGTCGTCATCGTCGGCGCGTCGGAGATGTACGAGGCGCGGTGTCGAAGGCATCACGAGGTGCCGAGGTAG
- a CDS encoding hypoxanthine phosphoribosyltransferase — protein sequence MSPQHYTDFLAQTLIDPATLQNRVRELGEEISRDYADSDGNLLLICILRGGVPFLVDLMRHITVPHRIDFMAISSYGAGARESSGNVRVTMDLMTNIQGRHALLVEDIIDSGNTIASVLELLGTRQPKSLKVCVLLDKAERREVEVPVHYCGFTIPNAYVFGYGLDIDEYYRNLPFVGVVDLEKYKPDA from the coding sequence ATGTCCCCACAACACTACACCGACTTCCTCGCCCAAACCCTCATTGATCCCGCCACCCTCCAGAACCGCGTGCGCGAACTTGGAGAAGAGATCAGCCGCGACTACGCCGATTCGGACGGCAACCTGCTCCTCATCTGCATCCTGCGCGGCGGCGTGCCTTTCCTCGTGGACCTGATGCGCCACATCACCGTCCCGCATCGGATTGATTTCATGGCGATCTCATCCTACGGCGCGGGCGCGCGCGAATCCAGCGGCAACGTCCGCGTGACGATGGACCTGATGACCAACATCCAGGGCAGGCACGCCCTCCTCGTCGAAGACATCATAGACAGCGGGAACACCATCGCCTCCGTGCTGGAATTGCTTGGCACGCGCCAGCCGAAGAGCCTCAAGGTTTGCGTCCTGCTCGACAAAGCCGAGCGGCGCGAAGTCGAAGTCCCCGTCCACTATTGCGGTTTTACCATCCCCAACGCCTACGTCTTCGGCTACGGTCTCGACATTGACGAATACTACCGCAACCTGCCCTTCGTCGGCGTGGTGGACCTGGAGAAATACAAACCCGACGCGTAA
- a CDS encoding tRNA nucleotidyltransferase/poly(A) polymerase produces MSDSSYAGRWIAKVRGQIVAQGGTPEQAQRAAAASRPKETPEIVYMPPHSPFTFSPLLDKVRAALPDVELYLVGGATRDAMLGRVSLDLDLVAPSDGIKLARRVANSLGADVFPLDDERDTGRVIVTHPDGSREKLDFASYRGDSLEDDLRNRDFTVNALAVDLRTMSLLDPLSGAADLRAKKLRACSDASMRDDPIRVLRGIRQAAAFGFQIEPETRKMMKSAAPLLGQVSSERVRDEFLKILEGPQASASVRALDMLGVIHFILPELEAMKGVVQPEPHIYDVWEHTLQVLAALDEILAALAPDYQAEQTGDLFTGLLVLRLGRYREQYAEHFAKLLNADRSVRGLLFFAALYHDVAKPQTATKDETGRIRFWGHDELGAEAAAARARAWAFSNDEIERMTVIIANHMRIHFHVSRKDGEGKDPSRRAIYRFFKDSGEAGLDLVLLALADLRATHGPNLKQETWTAALDVCRVLLENYFERPEEIVSPPKLLDGNDVMRELNLAPGRRVGEILEAVREGQATGKVSTREEALEFGRKWLEESVKNKT; encoded by the coding sequence ATGTCCGACTCCTCCTACGCTGGTCGTTGGATCGCGAAAGTGCGCGGACAGATCGTCGCGCAGGGCGGCACGCCCGAACAAGCCCAGCGCGCCGCGGCGGCCAGCCGTCCCAAAGAAACGCCCGAAATCGTCTACATGCCGCCCCATTCCCCATTTACTTTTTCGCCCCTGTTGGACAAAGTCCGCGCGGCCCTGCCCGACGTGGAACTCTACCTCGTCGGCGGCGCGACGCGGGACGCCATGCTCGGCCGCGTCTCCCTGGACCTCGACCTGGTCGCGCCCTCCGACGGGATCAAACTTGCCCGACGCGTCGCCAACTCCCTCGGCGCGGACGTGTTTCCCCTCGACGACGAACGCGACACGGGCCGCGTCATCGTGACTCATCCCGACGGCTCGCGCGAAAAACTGGACTTCGCCTCCTACCGCGGCGACTCCCTCGAAGACGACCTCCGCAACCGCGACTTCACCGTCAACGCCCTGGCCGTGGACTTGCGGACGATGTCCCTGCTCGACCCGCTCTCGGGCGCGGCCGACCTGCGCGCCAAAAAACTGCGCGCCTGCTCCGACGCGTCCATGCGCGACGACCCGATCAGGGTCCTGCGCGGGATTCGTCAGGCGGCCGCGTTCGGGTTCCAGATCGAGCCCGAGACGCGGAAAATGATGAAGTCCGCCGCGCCGCTCCTCGGTCAGGTTTCGAGCGAGCGCGTCCGCGACGAATTCCTGAAAATCCTCGAAGGTCCGCAGGCCTCGGCCTCCGTCCGCGCGCTGGATATGCTTGGCGTCATCCATTTTATTTTGCCCGAACTCGAAGCGATGAAAGGAGTCGTCCAGCCCGAGCCGCATATTTACGACGTCTGGGAGCACACGCTGCAAGTCCTCGCCGCGCTGGATGAAATCCTCGCCGCGCTCGCGCCCGACTATCAAGCCGAGCAGACGGGCGACCTGTTCACAGGTTTGCTCGTCCTGCGGCTGGGACGCTACCGCGAGCAGTATGCGGAACACTTTGCGAAACTGCTCAACGCCGACCGCTCCGTGCGCGGACTACTGTTCTTCGCCGCGCTCTATCACGACGTCGCCAAGCCGCAGACCGCGACAAAAGACGAGACTGGCCGCATCCGTTTTTGGGGTCACGACGAACTGGGCGCGGAGGCGGCCGCGGCGCGCGCCCGCGCCTGGGCGTTCAGCAACGACGAAATCGAACGCATGACGGTCATTATCGCGAACCACATGCGCATCCACTTCCACGTCAGCCGCAAGGACGGCGAGGGCAAGGACCCGTCGCGCCGCGCCATCTATCGCTTCTTCAAGGACAGCGGCGAAGCGGGACTCGATCTCGTCCTGCTGGCGCTGGCAGACCTGCGCGCCACGCACGGTCCCAATCTCAAACAGGAGACATGGACGGCCGCGCTGGATGTCTGCCGCGTCCTGCTCGAAAATTATTTCGAGCGCCCCGAGGAGATCGTCTCGCCGCCGAAACTGCTGGACGGCAACGACGTGATGCGCGAACTGAACCTCGCGCCAGGCCGCCGCGTGGGAGAGATCCTCGAGGCCGTCCGCGAGGGGCAGGCGACTGGCAAAGTGTCCACGCGGGAAGAAGCGCTGGAATTCGGGCGAAAGTGGCTGGAGGAGAGCGTCAAAAATAAAACATGA
- a CDS encoding pimeloyl-ACP methyl ester carboxylesterase codes for MIKFSRDNLSLAFERFGHGAPLMLIHGFPLDHTIWDEIVPLLKDDFDLILPDLRGFGQSDAADADYAMRDLADDLAALLDHLGLESAFLAGHSMGGYVALAFASAYPRRVRGLALVASQAAADAPERRQGRYAQAWNIAENGIGDTVAAMTENLTPDPRVRKFVHDLMRRQKTSAYIGSLKAMAERADTMQALEESAFPLLLVHGDADGLIPVERAREIQARVPRARLVELPGCGHMPMMESPRPAADAFLGWIK; via the coding sequence ATGATTAAATTCTCCCGCGATAATCTCTCGCTCGCCTTTGAACGTTTTGGACACGGCGCGCCGCTGATGTTGATCCACGGTTTTCCGCTCGACCACACGATCTGGGATGAGATCGTCCCGCTGCTGAAGGACGACTTTGATTTGATCCTCCCCGACCTGCGCGGGTTCGGCCAGAGCGACGCAGCGGACGCGGATTATGCGATGCGCGACCTCGCCGACGACCTCGCCGCCCTGCTCGACCATCTCGGACTCGAGTCCGCCTTCCTCGCGGGACATTCGATGGGCGGATACGTCGCGCTGGCTTTCGCGTCCGCGTATCCCCGCCGCGTGCGCGGACTGGCGCTGGTCGCGTCGCAAGCCGCGGCGGACGCGCCCGAGCGCCGGCAGGGACGCTACGCCCAGGCCTGGAACATCGCTGAAAACGGGATCGGCGACACGGTCGCGGCGATGACCGAAAATCTCACGCCCGACCCGCGCGTGCGAAAATTCGTCCACGACCTGATGCGGAGGCAAAAGACCTCCGCTTACATCGGCTCGCTCAAAGCGATGGCGGAACGCGCGGACACGATGCAGGCGCTCGAAGAGTCCGCGTTCCCGCTCCTCCTCGTCCACGGCGACGCGGACGGGCTGATCCCCGTCGAACGCGCCCGCGAGATCCAGGCCCGGGTCCCGCGCGCCCGGCTCGTGGAGTTGCCGGGATGCGGTCACATGCCGATGATGGAGTCCCCGCGCCCGGCGGCGGACGCGTTCCTCGGTTGGATAAAGTAA